The genomic DNA GAGCTGGACTCTGCATATGCTGGATGTAGGACAGGGGCTGGCTATGGTCATTGAACGTCAGGGGAAAGCCATTCTCTATGATACCGGTCTTGCCTGGCCCGGCGGGGATAGCGCACAGCGGCTCATTATCCCGTGGCTTCGCTGGCATCATCTTCGCCCGGAAGGGGTGATACTCAGTCATGAGCATCTCGACCACGCGGGAGGCCTCGCATCGTTGCAAAAAGCATGGCCTGAGGTATGGGTAAGAAGCCCATTGCGCCTGACGGGGCATCGCCCCTGCTTTCGCGGGCAGAGATGGAAATGGCAGGGACTTACCTTCACCGTCCATTGGCCCCCTGAAAATTACCCGGCCCAGGGAAATAACCACTCCTGCGTGGTTAAAATTGATGACGGGGAGCAGAGTGTTCTGCTAACAGGGGACATTGAAGCGCAAGCGGAACAGGCTATGCTTAGCCA from Oceanidesulfovibrio indonesiensis includes the following:
- a CDS encoding DNA internalization-related competence protein ComEC/Rec2, producing MLDVGQGLAMVIERQGKAILYDTGLAWPGGDSAQRLIIPWLRWHHLRPEGVILSHEHLDHAGGLASLQKAWPEVWVRSPLRLTGHRPCFRGQRWKWQGLTFTVHWPPENYPAQGNNHSCVVKIDDGEQSVLLTGDIEAQAEQAMLSHYWRYLTSTLIQVPHHGSNTSSSLPLVQRVEGQIALDSAARFN